TTACTCAAGTTAGCCTTCCGTTAATAATCGCAGCATTAACGGCGTTCCTCTTAAATTGGGGTTTGGTGGCAATTGCGATCGCTCTTCGAACGCATCGCGACATTGTTGAAACGATTCGTGTCCATTTTAAATGGGTGTTGCCAACCTTCTTCATGATGCTTCCAATTGGTTATTCCATGGCGGCTGTTTACAAAGATTTGGGACCATACGGTGAGTTAATATTTATTGTCCCTCTTGCTTCTATCAGGTATATTTTAGCTTTATTACGAGGAGCTCATGTTACCTATCATCGCAGTATTGATATCTTATTAACCGCAATTAATTTTCGAGATGCATACACATATGGTCATTCAATTCGGGTCGGGCATTATGCGGCCAAATTAGCGGAACAGTTTGGGATGCCTCAAGACCGAATCGAATTGGTACGAGAAGCAGGTTTGTTACATGATGTTGGTAAGCTAAAAACTCCAGTAGTATCTTGCGCAAAGCGGGTCGATTAAACCGAGAAGAAGTTTTAATGATGAAAGATCATCCGGTTATCGGAAGTGAATTGTTAGAACAAGTTCAACTGGCTGGGTGTTCACGGCATTTTGTTCGCCAGCACCATGAAAGATGGGATGGGCGGGGTTATCCCGATAATTTGGAAGGATCAGAAATTGCCCTCGAAACCCGAATTATTTCCGTTGTGGATGCATATGATGCAATGACGACGGACAGGCCTTATCGGCGGGCCATGCCCCATGCTATGGCTATGGCAGAAATTCAAAACGGTGCGG
The Sulfobacillus thermosulfidooxidans DNA segment above includes these coding regions:
- a CDS encoding HD-GYP domain-containing protein encodes the protein MSYPVKLRYFIFLTVLFAILLFMDNLSFLTTMKSVDLLFLLAIMVSSLVDISLLKDNGGISLQLPIILSTAIILGPAAALWLGGLGSIVGSEYRGKVKWPSFIFNRAQFGISGWAAGELFRELSGSWHQLGFTQVSLPLIIAALTAFLLNWGLVAIAIALRTHRDIVETIRVHFKWVLPTFFMMLPIGYSMAAVYKDLGPYGELIFIVPLASIRYILALLRGAHVTYHRSIDILLTAINFRDAYTYGHSIRVGHYAAKLAEQFGMPQDRIELVREAGLLHDVGKLKTPVVSCAKRVD
- a CDS encoding HD domain-containing phosphohydrolase, with amino-acid sequence MMKDHPVIGSELLEQVQLAGCSRHFVRQHHERWDGRGYPDNLEGSEIALETRIISVVDAYDAMTTDRPYRRAMPHAMAMAEIQNGAGTQFDPEVVAKFVEMCGDRNLAVEEAIAQGWNHVGIERHGDTGNGHSS